The Fibrobacter sp. sequence CCACGCAATTATACTTCCAGATTAACCGGAAAGGCAAGAAAATTTTCAATCGTACCCGGTTGCACCTTATTGACAAGTACATTGCCGATTATTCTTGACTTTCCGAAGAAAAAACTATAATTTTTTAACGTTAATATCTGAATTATCTGTACTTCAGGCATTTTATACTCAGATACTAATAATAACAAAAATTTTCTTCTTAGAATCATGAAAAATCAAATAATCAGGGAATCAAGATCACAATCGGTGTTAGAATAAAAGGATAAAAATCCTGTCCCATATTAAAACCAGAGCAATCAATTAAAGATTAATCAGCGGTAAAGGAGGATGTATGGCAAAAAACAAAGACAAGGGTGTTACCAAAAACAACAAACCGAAGCTGACAGTCAAAGAGAAAAAAGAGAAGAAAAAAGCAAAGCAGGCAAAAGCTGCTTCAATATGAAAAAAAGCCCCGCAAAAGCGGGGCTTTTTTCATTAGATAATACCCTGATCAATCATAGCATCCGCTACCTTGACAAACCCTCCGATATTGGCGCCATTGACGTAATTGATGAAATCACCATCCTTGCCGTACCTGACACACTGCTCATGAATCGCCTTCATGATTCCCTGCAACTTTGAATCCACTTCCTCGCGGTTCCAGCTCAGGCGCATGCTGTTCTGAGTCATCTCAAGACCGCTGCAGGCAACACCACCGGCATTGGAGGCCTTTCCGGGAGCATATAGAATTTTCTTTTCCAGGAAAACCTCTACTGCATCAGATGTGCTGGGCATATTGGCACCTTCACCAACACAGATACAACCGTTTTTAACCAGCTCTTCTGCCTCGCTCTTCTCTATCTCATTCTGAGTTGCACAGGGAAGAGCAATATCACACTTGATCCCCCAGGGGCGTTTTCCTTCGAGGTATGTGCAGTTGTATTTATCTGCATATTCCTTTAT is a genomic window containing:
- a CDS encoding glutamate dehydrogenase (converts 2-oxoglutarate to glutamate; in Escherichia coli this enzyme plays a role in glutamate synthesis when the cell is under energy restriction; uses NADPH; forms a homohexamer), producing the protein VMRFCQAFMTELSRHVGADTDVPAGDIGTGAREIGSMFGQYKRLRNEFTGVLTGKGLNWGGSLIRPEATGYGLVYFCDEMLKTRNESFKGKIVTVSGSGNVAQFATEKATQMGAKVVSLSDSNGTIYDPDGIDEEKLAFVKELKNIKRGRIKEYADKYNCTYLEGKRPWGIKCDIALPCATQNEIEKSEAEELVKNGCICVGEGANMPSTSDAVEVFLEKKILYAPGKASNAGGVACSGLEMTQNSMRLSWNREEVDSKLQGIMKAIHEQCVRYGKDGDFINYVNGANIGGFVKVADAMIDQGII